A genomic stretch from Planctomycetaceae bacterium includes:
- a CDS encoding PA14 domain-containing protein produces MLSMIGSDISSGSPIRRCDLTALIAFAFQMCCVCWIGLSGSCSIAAADEFDDEPQSGLLAEISQAGKSVYRLDARPAFDWQNFSPDVRVGEGAYRIDWRGVILIREPGVYRFHGRVQGKVKLYIEDQLVLETETDSIGFATSESCRLSAGEFPVRIEFRSGADNSSIQLFWSSDRFTLEPLPADVFYVSQDILEQLDLGKTVSSPDISVIHSLQRGAQLSDGLRCAACHRSAADIPVLPAPNLARIADAATPSAVIDRLVSTAPILTDSRMPHFALSQKQAEQIAAFLFSVAQKPRSEKPLKIKENDVQRGDELLLSTGCIACHELPRRLVASEMPATRDATYSGPSFDGIEARRDAQYILRWLRDPASLNSDHRMPVFDLSDDERRQIAASLTWGSKKVAESPDKGRDVTNTEPGDVDAGRKLVRQLRCYSCHAIPGMDNERETRVDLAVQMSVDNLEPGGCLSKNSVGGSTPRFSLDDRDRQALVDWYREFLSSRGANDDGVHRLSSMDHGQRVIQRKQCLACHDRDQSRGLSAIAGKIEQQLATLRGRSQAFVPPSLTAVGDKLNDAYLAKAVAGQQGSGRLPWLSVRMPKFAHTPEESESLLAYFLTADRIPDSADSAREDIVKAAVAGETSTEDLLIGNQLTGAGGFNCVACHQAGAFEPRNVALGTRGSDLLTMGQRLRPRFFQRWMKNPIRVVAGIEMPAIKRATPGVLDEDLSNQMSVIWKAIRDPRFTAPTVVSRYEQFVNVGPGEPPRIIRDVFTLGEDKNREGVARSFAIGLGNGHNLLIDLDTLQLRQWTIGEFARQRTEGKSWFWSTAGIEVIRQPNILGPPEFLFQLRTNGSGILSPVEDEGRISELTRYTTDATGVTLWHRIRFPVSDNSEPRSPAEGKTRNPHSAMTAWDNPQSPVRTVTIRERIEALDFDGKTGWTRAFYLEDVDPNLQLVTMPGVSIASTNVPTARMEQSGPDPASGEKSDGRRLLEVNGIVPQSIPRVVATELPVIMTTAEPVTTVPGFRGERLPLPTNIMPTAIAWQSDGSMVFTSLKGHVWIARDTDGDGAEDSLSLFEEGLSAPFGVVVDGDSVIVSHKPEVLRLRDSDGDGRADVREVVASGWGLTDDYHDWTSGLIRDTHQNLYVGLGSDYSQKGRPENRDRWRGTVLKIDPSGIITPIAFGFRYPMGLAFDGSGRLYATDNQGVQNTFNEINHIVQGAHYGVPSRHFADDSVSHETPALQIPHPWTRSVNSILFFPKMFQSMGLAGQGVGCEYDLRFLIRFNIQQVNGVMQGASYPLSLPDQAAGGSNFIGPICSAISPAGELYVGSIWDSGWQGGPNTGGIEKLIPDVNSRPNGIREVEATVNGFRIHFFDTVDGSGRLSRRDSYSVQGYTRVWGGSYATPDSEQHSCEISSVVIADDQKSIELRIEDLRQGSLYDLSIRQADEADGPETPVSFWPSEAHYFLKKKPTQ; encoded by the coding sequence ATGCTGTCTATGATTGGCTCTGATATTTCTTCGGGATCGCCCATTCGCCGATGCGACCTAACTGCTCTGATCGCATTCGCTTTCCAGATGTGTTGCGTTTGTTGGATTGGTCTTTCTGGTTCCTGCTCCATCGCTGCTGCTGATGAGTTTGATGATGAACCTCAGTCGGGTCTCCTTGCGGAAATAAGTCAGGCGGGGAAGTCGGTCTACCGTTTGGATGCACGCCCTGCTTTCGACTGGCAGAATTTCAGCCCGGATGTTCGTGTGGGTGAGGGGGCATACCGTATCGATTGGCGCGGAGTCATTCTCATCCGCGAACCAGGTGTGTATCGATTTCATGGTCGCGTACAGGGCAAGGTGAAACTGTACATCGAAGATCAACTTGTTCTGGAGACGGAAACAGATTCGATTGGCTTTGCGACCTCGGAAAGTTGCCGTTTGAGTGCTGGAGAGTTTCCCGTCCGGATCGAATTCCGTTCAGGCGCTGACAACTCTTCAATCCAGTTGTTCTGGTCATCCGATCGATTCACTCTGGAGCCACTTCCAGCCGATGTCTTTTACGTCAGCCAGGACATTCTTGAACAACTGGACCTCGGCAAGACAGTTTCGTCACCGGACATTTCGGTGATTCACAGCCTGCAACGGGGTGCGCAGTTATCGGACGGGCTGCGTTGCGCTGCGTGCCATCGGTCGGCCGCTGATATTCCCGTTCTTCCCGCACCGAATCTGGCTCGAATCGCCGATGCTGCGACGCCCAGTGCCGTCATTGATCGCCTTGTTTCGACGGCCCCGATTCTGACTGACAGTCGAATGCCGCATTTCGCACTTTCGCAGAAGCAGGCCGAACAGATAGCCGCGTTCCTGTTCTCCGTTGCGCAGAAGCCACGCAGCGAAAAGCCTCTGAAGATTAAGGAGAATGATGTTCAGCGTGGCGACGAGCTGCTGTTATCAACCGGGTGCATCGCGTGTCACGAATTGCCCAGAAGACTGGTTGCCAGCGAGATGCCTGCCACCAGAGATGCCACTTATAGCGGTCCTTCGTTCGACGGAATCGAGGCTCGTCGTGACGCCCAGTATATCCTGCGTTGGTTGCGGGATCCTGCTTCCCTGAATTCCGACCATCGTATGCCCGTGTTCGACCTGTCCGATGATGAGCGTCGGCAAATTGCTGCCTCGCTGACATGGGGGTCCAAAAAAGTAGCGGAGAGTCCCGATAAAGGTCGCGATGTGACAAACACGGAGCCAGGTGATGTCGATGCGGGTCGGAAACTGGTCCGGCAATTGCGTTGCTACAGCTGTCACGCAATTCCGGGGATGGACAATGAGCGTGAGACACGGGTGGATTTGGCTGTTCAGATGTCCGTTGACAACCTGGAGCCGGGGGGATGTCTGAGTAAGAACAGCGTGGGAGGGTCAACACCTCGGTTTTCACTTGATGATCGTGATCGCCAGGCTCTTGTGGACTGGTATCGGGAATTTCTTTCAAGTCGCGGCGCAAATGACGATGGAGTCCACCGCCTTTCGTCGATGGACCACGGCCAGAGAGTGATTCAGCGTAAGCAGTGCCTCGCATGTCACGACAGGGATCAATCTCGCGGTCTTTCAGCAATCGCTGGCAAAATTGAGCAACAGCTCGCCACTCTTCGCGGTCGAAGTCAGGCGTTTGTTCCACCTTCTCTGACAGCCGTTGGAGACAAACTGAATGACGCCTACCTTGCAAAGGCCGTGGCTGGTCAGCAGGGTTCCGGTCGGCTGCCATGGTTGTCGGTTCGAATGCCGAAATTTGCACACACGCCAGAGGAATCAGAATCATTGCTGGCCTACTTCCTGACCGCAGACCGAATCCCGGACTCTGCCGATTCCGCACGCGAGGACATTGTCAAAGCTGCGGTGGCCGGAGAGACATCGACGGAGGATCTGCTGATCGGCAACCAGTTAACGGGGGCTGGCGGATTCAACTGTGTTGCCTGTCACCAGGCTGGTGCTTTCGAACCACGAAATGTGGCATTGGGAACTCGTGGTTCTGATCTGTTGACGATGGGGCAGCGACTTCGGCCGCGATTCTTTCAGCGGTGGATGAAAAATCCCATTCGCGTCGTCGCCGGGATTGAAATGCCTGCGATCAAAAGAGCCACTCCGGGAGTCCTGGATGAAGATCTTTCGAATCAAATGAGCGTGATCTGGAAGGCGATTCGAGACCCGCGATTTACCGCACCCACTGTGGTCAGTCGATACGAACAGTTCGTGAACGTTGGTCCCGGAGAGCCACCTCGGATCATTCGTGACGTGTTTACGCTGGGTGAAGATAAGAACCGCGAAGGGGTTGCTCGGTCATTTGCCATCGGTCTGGGAAATGGGCACAACCTGTTGATCGATCTGGACACTCTTCAGCTTCGGCAATGGACGATCGGAGAATTCGCTCGCCAGCGAACAGAGGGCAAGAGTTGGTTCTGGAGCACCGCTGGCATCGAGGTGATTCGCCAGCCAAATATCTTGGGGCCTCCCGAATTTCTGTTTCAGTTACGAACAAACGGTTCCGGAATTCTTTCACCCGTTGAAGATGAAGGGCGCATCTCTGAACTGACGCGTTACACGACAGACGCCACAGGCGTCACTTTGTGGCACCGAATTCGTTTCCCTGTCAGTGACAATTCTGAGCCACGATCACCAGCCGAAGGAAAGACCAGGAATCCCCACAGCGCGATGACGGCCTGGGATAATCCTCAGTCCCCTGTACGCACCGTGACGATTCGTGAGCGAATTGAAGCTCTGGATTTCGACGGGAAAACCGGATGGACTCGGGCATTCTATCTGGAGGATGTCGATCCAAATCTGCAACTTGTAACGATGCCTGGAGTGTCCATCGCTTCGACCAATGTTCCGACTGCTCGAATGGAACAATCAGGACCTGATCCTGCAAGCGGTGAAAAGTCGGATGGTAGAAGATTGCTTGAAGTAAACGGAATAGTTCCTCAAAGCATTCCCCGTGTTGTGGCGACAGAATTGCCTGTGATCATGACGACGGCGGAACCGGTCACCACCGTCCCGGGATTCCGCGGCGAACGCCTGCCACTGCCGACCAACATTATGCCGACCGCGATCGCGTGGCAGTCAGATGGGAGCATGGTGTTTACCTCCCTGAAAGGCCACGTCTGGATCGCGCGCGACACGGACGGCGATGGCGCGGAAGATTCCCTTTCGCTGTTCGAAGAAGGATTGTCCGCACCATTTGGAGTGGTTGTTGACGGCGATTCTGTGATTGTTTCGCACAAGCCCGAAGTCCTGCGTCTGCGGGATTCTGACGGTGATGGCAGAGCCGATGTCCGTGAAGTCGTTGCCTCAGGATGGGGGCTCACGGACGATTACCATGACTGGACCAGCGGGCTGATTCGCGATACCCATCAGAATCTTTATGTGGGACTGGGAAGCGATTACTCACAGAAAGGACGACCGGAAAACCGAGATCGCTGGCGAGGAACGGTCCTGAAAATTGATCCGTCCGGAATCATTACACCGATAGCATTCGGCTTTCGGTATCCGATGGGATTGGCATTTGATGGCTCGGGGCGGTTGTACGCGACCGACAATCAGGGCGTGCAGAACACCTTTAACGAAATCAATCACATTGTTCAGGGGGCCCATTACGGTGTGCCTTCACGTCATTTTGCAGACGACAGCGTCTCTCATGAGACTCCTGCATTGCAAATCCCGCACCCCTGGACCCGCAGTGTGAATAGTATTCTGTTCTTTCCAAAGATGTTTCAGTCGATGGGATTAGCGGGACAGGGAGTGGGATGTGAATACGACCTGCGGTTTCTGATTCGCTTTAACATCCAGCAAGTCAACGGCGTCATGCAGGGAGCCAGTTATCCACTCAGCTTACCGGATCAGGCCGCTGGCGGCTCAAATTTCATCGGCCCCATTTGCTCAGCCATTAGTCCAGCCGGAGAATTGTATGTTGGAAGCATCTGGGACAGTGGCTGGCAGGGAGGGCCAAACACCGGGGGAATTGAAAAACTGATTCCGGATGTAAACTCGCGTCCGAATGGTATTCGTGAAGTCGAAGCAACGGTCAATGGATTCCGAATTCATTTCTTCGACACGGTTGATGGAAGCGGTCGTCTCAGCAGGAGGGATAGTTATTCCGTTCAGGGGTACACTCGTGTTTGGGGTGGAAGCTATGCAACTCCGGATTCAGAACAACATAGTTGCGAGATTTCTTCGGTTGTCATTGCCGACGATCAAAAAAGCATCGAACTTCGCATTGAAGACCTGCGTCAGGGAAGCCTCTACGATCTTTCAATCCGGCAGGCTGATGAAGCGGACGGTCCTGAGACGCCTGTTTCGTTTTGGCCGTCGGAAGCTCATTATTTTCTGAAGAAGAAACCGACCCAGTAG
- a CDS encoding DUF1553 domain-containing protein, with protein sequence MRTIWFVYAIAVAGGTLTFLSPAGAADESGLVAYEQTVKPLLRNRCFACHGALKQEANLRLDTVDLMKSGGVSGAVIIAGDAADSLIVDRVTASDASERMPPDGPPLSNDQIEVLRRWIDSGARSPLVEQPEAKPTDHWAFQKPLQRVIPSIDGNMEQPQNAVDAFILSRLQRERLQARPPAEPHLQLRRVYLDLIGVPPEYDEVMSFVQDRHPQSWERVVDRLLADPRYGERWGRHWMDVWRYSDWYGRRHVPDVWNSAPQIWRWRDWIVQSLNEDLGYDQMIQQMLAGDEVAPENDSAGYATGFLIRNWYALNPNDWMRANVEHTGKAFLGLTFNCAHCHDHKYDPISQDDYFRLRAFFEPIDVRQDRVPGEADPGPFQDYVYSGPLRKVVRLGAVRVFDKTPDAPTWFYTGGDERNRETERGSLSPGVPDILSDSAITIQPVDLPLTAWYPGLRPSIIESLIEEQHNIIRDAEIKLNEQKEVKQDLIARLEREAQLAELELQDAANSATQDGRAPVISGKQSLLLDAGTGRRILFNTLSDVKHLPEGSKLSFRCRLQTDTHFNFQLAKDAEKGLTAGYVGFDAGRIMAYRPATFTEFQVGTYDFGNGQSQFVIELVILQAADQCDLTIRSEPDGQVLVDAVPVALNGWNPVGDPTKAIFLDARTGSVVLVDDILITSPRNLASASPRTSDDLLRGDILTINFEAPDYQTDRDVVGMRGWKVSTIGTAPATSMVTTYGSHVELRAAAAKVQSALRRLRCMQHPERLHQSQIKAANCEIESINARVAAERAKYQDSGQPLSADLVAQLAEQAARKERAANALNARVAVLAAETSLTEAELLPDDAESRQKQIESFQQSLVNAQQEFNAAEQAEQDPEIAHEYTDFGVQYPTSSTGRRTALAKWITDRNNPLTARVAVNHIWLRHFHAPLVASVSDFGRNGAKPTHPELLDWLAVEFMESGWSMKSLHRLIVTSDAYRRSSSAGNSVQESAADPENRLLWRMNAGRMEAEVVRDSLLSCAGKLDLTIGGQELENDQALTTFRRSLYYSCNPENDGKSELGKLFDAPNPGDCYRRSRTIIPQQALALTNSQLMHDLSTTLAEQVFSRAAVSDLPVKNDPGDPSDGDRRDEKTIIRRCLRYLFLQILSRPASPAELQLCEQVYEQQVMAASVTTQDVTTQDVTTQDVTAARHRAMSSIVRALLNHNDFITIR encoded by the coding sequence ATGAGAACAATCTGGTTCGTTTATGCGATCGCTGTTGCCGGCGGAACACTGACTTTTCTTTCGCCTGCGGGAGCCGCTGATGAAAGCGGACTGGTGGCGTATGAACAGACCGTCAAGCCATTGTTGCGCAATCGCTGCTTTGCGTGTCATGGTGCCCTGAAGCAGGAGGCGAATCTGAGACTGGATACGGTCGACCTGATGAAGTCGGGGGGCGTTAGCGGAGCCGTCATCATCGCTGGAGATGCCGCAGACAGTCTGATCGTTGACCGTGTGACCGCGTCAGATGCTTCCGAACGCATGCCTCCCGACGGGCCTCCGCTGTCGAACGACCAGATCGAGGTCTTGCGGCGCTGGATTGACTCAGGTGCTCGATCACCATTGGTTGAACAGCCAGAAGCGAAACCGACTGACCACTGGGCATTTCAAAAGCCCCTGCAGCGGGTGATTCCGTCGATCGATGGCAACATGGAACAGCCGCAAAATGCTGTGGATGCCTTTATCCTGTCGCGTTTACAGCGGGAACGTCTGCAGGCCCGCCCGCCCGCCGAACCGCACCTTCAGCTGCGCCGCGTCTACCTCGATCTGATCGGTGTTCCACCAGAATATGATGAGGTCATGTCCTTTGTTCAAGACCGGCATCCACAGTCGTGGGAACGCGTTGTGGATCGACTACTGGCGGATCCTCGTTACGGCGAACGATGGGGTCGCCACTGGATGGATGTCTGGCGGTACAGCGACTGGTATGGTCGTCGACACGTGCCGGATGTCTGGAACAGCGCTCCTCAGATCTGGCGCTGGCGCGACTGGATTGTGCAGTCCTTAAACGAAGACCTGGGCTACGACCAGATGATTCAGCAGATGCTGGCGGGCGATGAGGTGGCACCGGAAAATGATTCGGCCGGATACGCGACCGGATTCCTGATTCGTAACTGGTATGCCCTGAATCCCAATGACTGGATGAGAGCCAACGTTGAACATACCGGCAAGGCATTTCTGGGCCTGACCTTTAACTGCGCCCACTGTCATGATCACAAATATGATCCCATCTCACAGGACGATTACTTTCGCCTGCGAGCGTTTTTTGAACCGATCGATGTTCGCCAGGATCGCGTTCCAGGCGAAGCCGATCCGGGACCTTTTCAGGACTATGTGTATTCCGGTCCGTTGCGAAAGGTTGTGCGCCTCGGGGCCGTGCGAGTTTTTGATAAGACGCCGGATGCTCCGACCTGGTTTTACACGGGGGGCGATGAACGCAATCGTGAAACTGAGCGAGGATCATTATCGCCGGGAGTTCCTGACATTTTGTCGGATTCTGCAATCACGATCCAGCCTGTGGACCTGCCTCTGACGGCATGGTATCCGGGCCTGCGTCCATCCATCATCGAATCGCTGATTGAGGAACAGCACAACATCATTCGAGATGCTGAAATCAAGCTGAATGAACAAAAAGAGGTTAAACAGGACCTGATCGCACGTCTGGAACGCGAGGCACAATTGGCAGAGCTGGAACTGCAGGACGCTGCAAACAGTGCGACTCAGGACGGGCGGGCTCCGGTGATTTCCGGTAAGCAGTCGCTTCTGCTGGATGCCGGCACGGGGCGCAGAATTCTCTTCAATACCCTGTCCGATGTGAAGCACCTGCCAGAAGGTTCGAAACTGTCATTTCGGTGTCGCCTGCAAACGGACACGCATTTCAATTTTCAGCTGGCGAAAGATGCTGAGAAGGGACTGACCGCGGGCTATGTGGGTTTCGATGCCGGGCGGATCATGGCATATCGTCCGGCCACCTTCACCGAGTTCCAGGTGGGCACTTACGACTTTGGCAACGGACAGTCTCAGTTTGTGATTGAGCTGGTGATTCTTCAGGCAGCGGATCAATGTGATCTGACAATCCGTTCAGAACCTGATGGCCAGGTTCTTGTGGATGCCGTGCCAGTGGCGTTGAACGGATGGAATCCGGTTGGAGATCCGACCAAAGCCATTTTTCTTGATGCTCGTACTGGAAGCGTTGTGCTGGTCGATGACATCCTTATCACCTCTCCTCGCAACCTCGCTTCGGCATCGCCCCGCACTTCGGACGATTTGCTCCGCGGCGACATACTGACGATTAACTTCGAGGCTCCGGACTATCAGACGGATCGAGATGTGGTGGGCATGCGTGGCTGGAAAGTCTCCACCATTGGCACTGCGCCGGCGACATCTATGGTGACGACCTATGGAAGTCATGTCGAACTGCGTGCCGCCGCCGCGAAGGTTCAGTCTGCTCTGCGACGCCTGAGATGTATGCAGCATCCGGAACGGTTACACCAGTCACAGATCAAGGCCGCCAACTGTGAAATTGAAAGTATCAATGCCAGAGTGGCCGCTGAACGTGCAAAGTATCAGGATTCCGGACAACCCCTGTCCGCTGACTTGGTCGCGCAATTGGCTGAACAGGCTGCCCGGAAGGAGCGGGCAGCAAATGCTCTTAATGCCAGAGTCGCCGTGCTGGCAGCAGAAACTTCGCTCACCGAAGCAGAGCTCTTGCCTGATGACGCAGAAAGCCGTCAAAAGCAGATTGAGTCTTTTCAGCAGTCCCTTGTGAACGCACAACAGGAGTTCAACGCGGCTGAGCAGGCGGAACAGGATCCTGAGATTGCTCATGAGTATACGGATTTTGGCGTTCAGTATCCGACCTCCAGTACCGGTCGTCGCACGGCGCTCGCGAAGTGGATTACAGATCGGAATAACCCGCTGACGGCACGTGTTGCAGTTAACCACATCTGGCTGCGACACTTTCATGCACCCCTTGTGGCTTCGGTATCTGACTTCGGAAGAAACGGAGCAAAACCGACCCACCCGGAACTTCTCGACTGGCTGGCGGTCGAGTTTATGGAATCCGGGTGGAGCATGAAGTCGCTGCACCGATTGATCGTGACAAGTGACGCCTATCGGCGCAGCTCTTCTGCGGGGAATTCTGTCCAGGAATCCGCGGCAGATCCGGAAAACAGGCTGCTGTGGCGCATGAATGCAGGACGGATGGAGGCTGAGGTGGTACGAGACAGCCTGCTTTCGTGCGCAGGAAAACTTGATCTGACGATCGGCGGCCAGGAACTTGAAAATGATCAGGCACTGACGACCTTCCGTCGAAGTCTTTATTACAGCTGCAATCCCGAAAACGATGGCAAGAGTGAACTTGGCAAGCTGTTTGATGCTCCCAATCCCGGTGATTGTTACCGGCGTTCGAGGACAATCATCCCTCAGCAGGCGCTGGCACTGACCAACAGCCAGCTGATGCATGACTTATCAACCACTCTGGCTGAGCAAGTTTTCTCCAGGGCTGCTGTATCAGATCTGCCAGTTAAGAATGATCCAGGTGATCCATCTGACGGTGATCGGCGTGATGAGAAAACGATCATCCGGCGGTGCCTTCGTTACCTGTTTCTGCAGATCTTGTCGCGTCCTGCTTCGCCCGCAGAATTACAACTCTGCGAGCAGGTTTACGAGCAGCAGGTGATGGCTGCTTCAGTCACAACGCAGGATGTCACAACGCAGGATGTCACAACGCAGGATGTCACAGCAGCCCGGCATCGGGCGATGTCGAGTATTGTGAGAGCCTTGTTGAATCACAACGACTTTATCACCATTCGATGA
- a CDS encoding bifunctional oligoribonuclease/PAP phosphatase NrnA encodes MSSCDWELLKETIQSHNSFLITSHVRPDADALGSELGMRAILLALGKEVTIVNASAPPANLQFLNADGHVLKLNESITKANVPKVDVVIIVDTSAWQQIGTMADIIQASDAKRIVIDHHVSSDDMNAIEFKDVNAAATGELIFEAAEAMNVQFDEETASALYAAIATDTGWFRFPSTTALTMRIAASLVDRGAVPHIIYNLVNEQCSLARVRLAGRVLGRITTEADGRLNWVYADSSDLAETGSVPSDTESLVNQCLTVAGSEAAFIAVELQTGQIKFSLRCRPPHDVAKAAEKFNGGGHKLASGATLPGPLKPAIEKMRLAFLEMLGATPAEEAKTPETVAGSVNSQKNS; translated from the coding sequence GTGTCGTCTTGTGACTGGGAACTGCTGAAAGAAACCATTCAATCTCACAATTCGTTTCTGATTACCAGTCACGTCAGGCCGGATGCCGACGCGCTTGGGTCGGAACTTGGGATGCGTGCCATCCTGCTGGCTCTTGGAAAAGAAGTTACCATCGTCAATGCTTCGGCTCCGCCAGCGAACCTGCAGTTCCTGAACGCTGACGGCCATGTTCTAAAACTCAACGAATCGATAACGAAGGCCAATGTCCCGAAGGTGGACGTCGTCATCATCGTTGATACCAGTGCGTGGCAGCAAATCGGGACGATGGCCGACATCATTCAGGCATCCGACGCGAAACGGATTGTGATCGACCATCACGTCAGTTCGGACGACATGAACGCGATCGAGTTCAAAGACGTCAACGCAGCAGCGACAGGAGAACTTATCTTCGAAGCTGCCGAAGCTATGAATGTTCAGTTTGACGAAGAGACGGCCAGCGCTTTGTATGCTGCCATCGCGACCGACACTGGTTGGTTTCGGTTTCCGTCAACCACTGCGCTGACGATGCGTATCGCTGCTTCACTGGTCGATCGAGGGGCTGTACCACACATCATTTATAACCTCGTTAATGAACAGTGTTCACTTGCCCGCGTTCGTCTGGCCGGACGTGTTCTGGGGCGAATCACAACCGAAGCGGACGGACGTCTGAACTGGGTTTATGCAGATTCATCCGATCTTGCCGAGACAGGCAGCGTCCCTTCGGACACGGAAAGCCTGGTGAACCAGTGTCTGACTGTTGCAGGATCTGAAGCTGCATTCATAGCGGTGGAATTACAAACGGGACAGATCAAGTTCAGTCTTCGATGTCGTCCTCCGCACGACGTGGCGAAAGCAGCAGAAAAATTCAACGGTGGTGGGCATAAACTTGCCTCCGGTGCCACACTTCCCGGCCCGTTAAAACCCGCCATCGAAAAAATGCGTTTGGCATTCCTGGAGATGCTGGGAGCCACACCTGCAGAGGAAGCAAAGACGCCGGAAACTGTTGCTGGAAGTGTGAATAGCCAAAAGAATTCCTGA
- a CDS encoding DUF1501 domain-containing protein, producing the protein MPISYRHCPVCSQSHSGRRVFLADFGMGFTGMALGAMLARDGRLKADEQAVSPGAMKPPTMSTPKTKSVIWIFLSGGYSHLETFDPKPALNQFAGKTFDATPFDNPVNSPLQKKRFRSVAAEEINVRDVYPTIFPMQVGWRKHGQSGIEMTDWWPHLAKQIDDLCFVRNMWTTDNDHAAENQIHTGRHRLDEPQPSIGAWASYGLGSLNENLPQFVVLGGPTRSDTRQSIDACYLGPAYSGVPVTLDPQNPLPFGQRVADQTLDEQQREYALINRLNELTAVEYPEDQELRARIRAYELAFRMQAAVPEAIRFTGETAGTRAMYGLDNDATKVAGERLLAARRLVERGVRFVQVYPSDYGTWDSHQKLKDNHTRLCATVDLPVAGLIADLKQRGLLEDVTVVFCTEFGRTPGLELRGGGKDGRDHHPNGFTIWLAGAGIRKGFVHGETDELGYHALGNAHYVTDLHATVLHLLGLDNRQLEIPGRKRLEIDYGHPIHEILT; encoded by the coding sequence ATGCCGATTTCGTACCGTCATTGCCCTGTGTGTTCGCAGAGTCATTCGGGGCGTCGAGTGTTCCTGGCTGACTTTGGCATGGGCTTCACCGGAATGGCGCTGGGGGCCATGTTGGCTCGCGACGGGCGTCTGAAAGCAGACGAACAGGCTGTTTCCCCGGGGGCGATGAAGCCGCCGACGATGTCGACGCCGAAGACGAAGTCCGTCATCTGGATTTTCCTCTCAGGAGGGTACAGCCATCTGGAAACTTTCGATCCCAAGCCGGCGCTGAATCAATTTGCGGGGAAGACCTTCGATGCCACGCCGTTTGATAATCCGGTCAATTCACCCTTGCAGAAGAAGCGATTTCGTTCTGTTGCAGCCGAAGAAATCAACGTTCGGGACGTCTATCCGACCATTTTTCCAATGCAGGTGGGCTGGCGAAAGCATGGTCAAAGCGGGATCGAGATGACGGACTGGTGGCCTCACCTGGCCAAACAGATCGACGATTTATGTTTTGTGCGAAACATGTGGACGACAGACAACGACCACGCGGCTGAGAATCAGATTCACACCGGACGTCACCGGCTGGATGAACCTCAGCCCAGCATAGGAGCCTGGGCCAGCTATGGTCTTGGCAGCCTGAATGAAAACCTGCCTCAGTTCGTGGTGCTGGGAGGCCCGACTCGCTCGGATACGCGTCAGTCAATCGACGCCTGTTATCTGGGACCTGCATATTCCGGAGTGCCGGTGACCCTCGATCCCCAGAACCCATTGCCATTTGGACAGCGTGTTGCGGATCAGACTCTGGATGAACAACAGCGCGAATATGCGTTGATCAACCGCCTGAATGAACTGACAGCCGTCGAATATCCCGAGGACCAGGAACTGCGCGCCAGAATTCGCGCTTACGAACTGGCCTTCCGTATGCAGGCCGCTGTTCCTGAGGCGATCCGTTTTACCGGAGAAACGGCCGGAACACGCGCGATGTATGGCCTCGATAACGACGCGACGAAAGTGGCAGGAGAAAGATTGCTGGCAGCCAGACGACTGGTCGAGCGTGGTGTACGCTTTGTGCAGGTGTACCCATCTGATTACGGTACCTGGGATTCTCATCAGAAGCTGAAGGACAATCACACCCGGTTATGTGCCACGGTTGATCTTCCGGTGGCTGGACTGATCGCCGATCTGAAACAGCGGGGACTTCTGGAGGACGTCACTGTCGTATTTTGTACCGAATTCGGCCGTACACCAGGATTGGAATTACGAGGTGGCGGAAAAGATGGACGCGATCATCATCCGAATGGATTTACGATCTGGCTGGCTGGAGCGGGCATTCGAAAAGGCTTTGTGCACGGAGAAACTGACGAGCTGGGCTATCATGCCCTGGGGAATGCGCACTACGTCACTGACCTGCACGCCACTGTTCTGCATCTCCTGGGGCTGGATAATCGTCAACTGGAAATACCCGGGAGAAAGCGGCTTGAGATTGACTACGGGCATCCCATCCATGAAATCCTGACGTGA